One stretch of Tenacibaculum sp. MAR_2010_89 DNA includes these proteins:
- a CDS encoding GEVED domain-containing protein, producing the protein MKQLTRTILLLIGLLSFSTYSQESDDIPTRCDTPSRQNYFLQNDKARIEAEKHEHLTKKFIKKRKEEFKKGTANRASKYVIPIVFHVFGTDFVGKKVDDALVKDALKKTNEDFNGLNNDFHDVSDRFKNLRSTLDVEFRLAEVDPNGNPTTGINYYTNRAGFGADNIYDEEIAKFAWDNYKYFNVYILLDLKKDGKLNRSGVAWYPNKDQSDRNVARAVFNGRYLGTNSSENFRRILTHEFGHYLNLAHTFEGGCSGTGDNVDDTPATTVSLDCIVTQEKCSGAGIPNSENFMDYSDCYRMFTRGQIQRMQAALDFSSRKPLWQTSNHTEVFSQNTNEPRLYYDYTTFTESFENDGTIGGGRDVKITLVNGPKFLNVGTLPSNSYTVENLPSGLNVQVISNSTTEAVVRLTGKAVSHVKDNNIRNLKLTFNNAAFTGFNAVNIKGYSRPDLRIEYNNAYESTYLTFDELRQVAIDGNNFVGFGITPGQQRPRYELSVDDNKLMIGFDAGTKHVAVNASKQVLLIEEGTTIGPNLNWDHDDRDRLLLDNTYQVWKGKRGFVGMRIERESFPGKYFYGWARVEVSSDGKIARFIDYYSHKNPEATVKAGIGDKPSIALSKPVFFEDEVNNGTFSEEIDIILEGSANFTSQNLANGIHFTITNLPPGLSASIQKVTSKLGKLKIQGTASSHVVGDGTLAKIQFNESAFTIAPSNKTNFDLQIRFFDPYDITYISTENLTPWINSSNTNRWIYIDTDFDFGDNSRYSITYYTDNSNNGEYVVLNARGKGFTMDATTLHPISLNVGTQVNASSSFVSTGYGVNNAPRLSGTGVPHNGKITYTGLRFRDRAGRLHYGWMKFESRPNGFEARLLAIAYNKRPNEAITVGQIPNDYCYAAANINEKYDDYSSAIGTFNFEQFSQKSDFPQNYTDFTSKTIKVRPGANNFSIKDDGIKTSGTNILGIWIDLNGDKDFEDNGEQIHMSNPYPAGSDYGGEVTLPNVNGTYTLRITMKNETESDNPKPSPCDFFLHGEVEDYTINISNSNPIYPVAKFEMPESISAKELLVVTDASTREPDSWNWEFEGGVPATFNGKTPPSIYYENVGTFKVKLTVKKGSVSQSIEKSLKVNPHPTEYCQVSRRGTYPRRNDVTKVVFGDINNVTEKGGTGYGDFTSLSTSLIQGQTYPIELTTYQQITNATSEAGTNLVVWIDWNRNNEFSDNEIAYERRAVASDTPDMVLNGNITVPKIYSNGTSLMRVIRYYSYDNNDRPRCGEIVEADIEDYTVNLTGTTVQAPVANFEANSTTITEGTTIVFTDSSTNTPTGWSWSFEGGTPTTSTEQNPSITYNSEGTFKVTLTASNLGGGNTMTKEGYITVNKGSSITYCESAGTRVQYEWISGVKVGSFINNSDAQKYSDFTSKTITLPGGSSNEITLTPGHSGSTYKEYFKVWIDYNQDGTFGTDEVAFDAGSASATAVTGTIEVPASAKSGNTRMRVSMKYNAAPNPCGSVGDGEVEDYTVNISGSTNPNPITYCESAGTRVQYEWISGVKVGSFINNSDAQKYSDFTSKTISLGTGSSTEITLTPGHSGTAYKEYFKVWIDYNQDGTFGTDEVAFDAGSGSTTAVTGTIEVPASAKLGNTRMRVSMKYNTAPNSCGSIGDGEVEDYTVSINSNAQSRLNTSDIQLDETTIYPNPVSRELIITLSNKTVVKNSNIKIQILDITGKNITEKRNINSQKIRLNIENLENGTYILQIINRNKKEHKIFIKK; encoded by the coding sequence ATGAAACAACTAACTAGAACTATCCTATTATTAATTGGATTACTATCATTTTCAACCTATTCTCAAGAAAGTGATGATATACCAACTCGGTGTGATACACCATCACGACAAAACTATTTTTTGCAAAATGATAAAGCAAGAATAGAGGCAGAAAAACATGAACATTTAACTAAAAAATTTATAAAAAAAAGAAAAGAAGAATTTAAAAAAGGAACAGCAAATAGGGCTTCTAAATATGTTATACCTATTGTATTTCATGTTTTTGGTACTGATTTCGTTGGTAAAAAGGTTGATGATGCTTTAGTTAAAGATGCCTTAAAAAAAACTAATGAAGATTTTAATGGGCTTAACAATGATTTTCATGATGTATCTGATAGATTTAAAAACCTCAGGTCAACCTTAGATGTTGAATTTCGTTTAGCTGAAGTAGATCCTAACGGAAATCCAACAACAGGTATAAATTATTATACAAATAGAGCCGGATTTGGAGCAGATAATATTTATGATGAAGAAATTGCCAAGTTTGCTTGGGATAACTATAAATATTTTAATGTTTATATTTTATTAGACTTAAAAAAGGATGGTAAACTTAATAGATCTGGAGTAGCATGGTATCCAAATAAAGATCAATCAGATAGAAATGTAGCAAGAGCAGTTTTTAATGGGAGATATTTAGGAACTAATAGTAGTGAAAACTTTAGAAGAATATTAACTCATGAATTTGGTCACTATTTAAATTTAGCACACACTTTTGAAGGTGGGTGTTCAGGTACAGGAGATAATGTTGATGATACTCCAGCAACTACAGTTAGCTTAGATTGTATAGTTACACAAGAAAAATGCTCAGGAGCAGGAATTCCAAATTCTGAAAATTTTATGGATTATTCTGATTGTTATAGAATGTTTACAAGAGGTCAAATACAGCGTATGCAAGCTGCTTTAGATTTCTCTTCAAGAAAACCTTTATGGCAAACAAGCAATCATACTGAAGTATTTTCACAAAATACAAATGAACCAAGATTGTATTATGATTACACTACATTTACTGAAAGTTTTGAAAATGATGGAACCATTGGTGGAGGAAGAGATGTAAAAATTACATTAGTAAATGGCCCAAAATTTTTAAATGTAGGAACATTACCTAGTAATAGTTATACAGTTGAAAACTTACCTTCTGGTTTAAATGTACAAGTGATAAGTAATAGTACTACTGAAGCTGTAGTTCGTTTAACTGGGAAAGCTGTAAGCCATGTAAAAGATAATAACATAAGAAACTTAAAGTTAACATTTAATAATGCTGCTTTTACTGGTTTTAATGCTGTAAATATTAAAGGATATAGCCGACCAGATTTACGTATAGAGTATAATAATGCTTATGAAAGTACATATTTAACTTTTGATGAATTAAGACAAGTAGCTATAGACGGAAATAACTTTGTAGGTTTTGGAATAACCCCAGGTCAACAACGTCCTAGGTATGAGCTTTCTGTAGATGATAATAAATTAATGATCGGATTTGATGCAGGAACTAAACATGTGGCGGTTAATGCTAGCAAACAAGTTTTATTAATTGAGGAAGGTACTACAATTGGGCCTAATTTAAACTGGGATCATGATGACAGAGATAGACTTTTATTAGATAATACTTATCAAGTATGGAAAGGTAAAAGAGGTTTTGTAGGTATGAGAATTGAAAGAGAATCTTTTCCTGGAAAATATTTTTATGGATGGGCAAGAGTTGAGGTATCTTCAGATGGAAAAATAGCACGATTTATTGATTATTATTCGCATAAAAACCCAGAAGCAACTGTTAAAGCAGGTATAGGAGATAAACCATCTATTGCATTATCTAAGCCAGTTTTTTTTGAAGACGAAGTTAATAACGGAACTTTTTCAGAAGAAATAGATATTATTCTAGAAGGTAGTGCAAATTTTACTTCTCAAAATTTAGCTAATGGTATACATTTTACAATTACTAATTTACCACCGGGATTATCAGCTAGTATTCAAAAAGTAACTAGTAAATTAGGTAAGTTAAAAATACAAGGTACTGCAAGTAGTCATGTTGTAGGTGATGGAACATTAGCAAAAATTCAATTTAATGAATCAGCATTTACTATTGCTCCAAGCAATAAAACGAATTTTGACTTACAAATTAGATTTTTTGATCCTTATGATATTACATACATAAGTACAGAAAATTTAACTCCTTGGATTAATAGTAGTAACACCAATAGATGGATTTATATAGATACAGATTTTGATTTTGGTGATAATTCTAGGTACTCAATAACTTATTATACTGATAATTCTAATAATGGAGAATATGTAGTATTAAATGCTAGAGGAAAAGGATTTACAATGGATGCTACTACCCTACATCCTATTTCTCTTAATGTTGGAACGCAAGTAAACGCATCAAGTAGTTTTGTTTCTACTGGTTATGGGGTTAATAATGCCCCAAGACTATCAGGAACTGGTGTTCCTCATAATGGAAAAATTACTTATACAGGATTACGTTTTAGAGACCGAGCAGGAAGATTACACTATGGATGGATGAAATTTGAATCTAGACCAAACGGATTTGAAGCTAGGTTACTTGCTATAGCTTATAACAAAAGACCAAATGAAGCAATTACGGTAGGTCAAATACCTAATGATTATTGTTATGCAGCTGCAAATATTAATGAGAAATATGATGATTATTCTAGTGCAATAGGAACTTTTAATTTTGAACAGTTTTCTCAAAAATCTGATTTTCCTCAAAACTATACTGACTTTACAAGTAAAACGATAAAAGTACGTCCTGGTGCTAATAATTTTTCTATAAAAGATGATGGAATAAAAACATCAGGAACAAATATTCTTGGTATTTGGATTGATTTAAATGGAGATAAAGATTTTGAAGATAATGGAGAACAAATTCATATGTCAAACCCTTATCCAGCAGGAAGTGATTATGGAGGAGAAGTAACATTACCAAATGTAAACGGAACTTATACATTACGTATTACAATGAAAAATGAAACAGAATCAGATAATCCTAAACCATCTCCTTGTGATTTCTTTTTACATGGTGAAGTAGAAGATTATACTATTAATATTTCAAATTCAAATCCAATATATCCAGTAGCTAAATTTGAAATGCCTGAGAGTATTTCTGCCAAAGAGTTATTGGTAGTAACAGATGCTTCTACTAGAGAACCAGATTCATGGAATTGGGAATTTGAAGGAGGAGTTCCAGCTACGTTTAATGGTAAAACTCCACCTAGTATTTATTATGAAAATGTAGGTACTTTTAAAGTGAAATTAACAGTTAAAAAAGGAAGTGTTTCACAAAGTATTGAAAAATCATTAAAGGTTAATCCACATCCAACAGAGTATTGTCAAGTTTCAAGAAGAGGAACTTATCCACGAAGAAATGATGTAACAAAAGTTGTATTTGGTGATATTAACAATGTAACAGAAAAAGGTGGAACTGGATATGGTGATTTCACTAGTTTATCTACAAGTTTAATACAAGGACAAACATACCCTATTGAGTTAACAACATATCAACAAATTACAAATGCAACTAGTGAAGCAGGAACTAATTTAGTTGTTTGGATTGACTGGAACAGAAACAATGAATTTTCTGATAATGAAATAGCTTATGAAAGAAGAGCAGTAGCTTCAGATACTCCAGATATGGTATTAAATGGAAATATAACTGTTCCTAAAATTTATTCAAACGGAACATCTTTAATGAGAGTAATTCGTTATTATTCATACGATAATAATGATAGGCCAAGATGTGGTGAAATAGTGGAAGCTGATATTGAAGATTATACAGTTAATCTTACAGGAACAACAGTACAAGCACCAGTTGCTAATTTTGAAGCAAATTCAACTACAATTACAGAAGGAACAACAATTGTTTTTACTGATAGTTCTACAAATACTCCTACAGGATGGTCATGGTCGTTTGAAGGAGGTACTCCAACTACATCAACTGAGCAAAACCCTTCAATTACTTATAATTCAGAAGGTACATTTAAAGTAACGTTAACAGCTAGTAATTTAGGTGGTGGTAATACAATGACAAAAGAAGGGTATATTACAGTAAATAAAGGCTCAAGTATTACCTATTGTGAATCAGCAGGAACACGTGTACAATACGAATGGATTTCAGGAGTAAAAGTAGGTAGTTTTATAAATAACTCAGACGCTCAAAAGTATTCAGATTTTACATCAAAAACCATAACATTACCAGGAGGTTCATCAAATGAAATAACGTTAACACCTGGACATTCAGGATCTACTTATAAAGAGTATTTTAAGGTTTGGATAGATTATAATCAAGATGGAACTTTTGGAACAGATGAGGTAGCTTTTGATGCAGGGTCAGCATCAGCAACAGCAGTAACTGGAACAATAGAAGTACCAGCAAGCGCAAAATCTGGAAATACAAGAATGCGAGTATCGATGAAATATAATGCTGCTCCAAACCCATGTGGTAGTGTTGGAGATGGAGAAGTAGAAGATTATACTGTAAATATTTCAGGGTCAACAAATCCAAACCCTATTACGTATTGTGAATCAGCAGGAACACGAGTACAGTATGAATGGATTTCAGGAGTAAAAGTAGGGAGTTTTATAAATAACTCAGATGCTCAAAAATATTCAGATTTTACATCTAAAACAATATCATTAGGAACTGGGTCTTCAACAGAAATAACGTTAACACCAGGGCATTCAGGAACTGCTTATAAAGAGTATTTTAAAGTATGGATAGATTATAATCAAGATGGAACTTTTGGAACAGATGAAGTAGCTTTTGATGCAGGATCTGGATCAACGACTGCAGTAACTGGAACAATAGAAGTACCTGCAAGTGCAAAATTAGGAAATACAAGAATGCGAGTATCAATGAAATATAATACTGCTCCAAATTCATGTGGTAGTATTGGAGATGGTGAAGTAGAAGATTATACTGTAAGTATTAATTCTAATGCTCAGTCAAGACTCAATACTTCTGATATACAGTTAGATGAAACTACAATATATCCAAACCCTGTTAGTCGTGAATTAATAATTACTTTAAGTAATAAAACTGTAGTTAAAAATTCAAATATTAAAATTCAAATATTAGATATTACAGGTAAAAATATTACAGAAAAAAGAAATATTAATAGTCAAAAAATCAGACTTAATATAGAAAATTTAGAAAACGGAACTTATATTTTACAAATTATAAATAGAAATAAAAAAGAACATAAAATATTTATTAAAAAATAA
- the recA gene encoding recombinase RecA — translation MAADKEKEAKLKALQLTLDKLDKTYGKGAVMKLGDSQVEDIEAISSGSLGLDLALGVGGYPRGRIIEIYGPESSGKTTLSIHAIAEAQKAGGIAAFIDAEHAFDRFYAESLGVDVDNLIISQPDHGEQALEIADNLIRSGAIDIVVIDSVAALTPKSEIEGEMGDSKMGLHARLMSQALRKLTGTISKTNCTVIFINQLREKIGVMFGNPETTTGGNALKFYASVRLDIRRRTQIKDGDKVIGNSTKVKVVKNKVAPPFQMTEFDIMYGQGISKVGEVLDIGVEYGIIKKSGSWFSYGDTKLGQGRDAVKGVIKDNPELMEELENKIKEAIENQD, via the coding sequence ATGGCAGCAGATAAAGAAAAAGAAGCAAAATTAAAAGCGCTTCAACTTACACTAGATAAGTTAGATAAAACTTATGGAAAAGGAGCAGTAATGAAATTAGGTGATAGTCAAGTAGAAGATATTGAGGCTATTTCATCAGGATCATTAGGTTTAGATTTAGCTTTAGGCGTAGGAGGATATCCAAGAGGAAGAATTATTGAAATTTATGGACCAGAATCATCAGGTAAAACTACTTTAAGTATACATGCAATTGCTGAAGCTCAAAAGGCAGGAGGTATTGCTGCTTTTATTGATGCTGAACATGCTTTTGATCGTTTTTATGCAGAGAGCTTAGGAGTAGATGTTGATAATTTAATCATATCTCAACCAGATCATGGTGAACAAGCATTAGAAATTGCCGATAATTTAATACGTTCAGGTGCAATTGATATTGTGGTTATTGATTCAGTTGCTGCATTAACACCTAAATCAGAGATTGAAGGTGAAATGGGAGACTCTAAAATGGGACTTCATGCTCGTTTAATGTCACAAGCATTACGTAAATTAACAGGTACTATTAGTAAAACTAACTGTACAGTTATATTTATAAACCAATTACGTGAAAAAATTGGTGTTATGTTTGGAAATCCTGAAACAACAACAGGTGGTAATGCCTTAAAATTTTATGCTTCAGTTCGTTTAGATATCCGTAGAAGAACTCAAATTAAAGATGGCGATAAAGTTATTGGAAACAGTACTAAAGTAAAAGTTGTTAAAAATAAAGTAGCACCACCATTTCAAATGACTGAGTTTGATATTATGTATGGACAAGGTATTTCTAAAGTAGGAGAAGTATTAGATATTGGTGTTGAATATGGAATTATAAAGAAAAGTGGTTCATGGTTTAGCTATGGAGATACAAAATTAGGTCAAGGTAGAGATGCTGTAAAAGGTGTTATAAAAGATAATCCTGAGCTAATGGAAGAACTTGAAAATAAAATAAAAGAGGCTATTGAAAATCAAGATTAA
- a CDS encoding glycosyltransferase family 39 protein produces MNTFTKRTFIFFLAFITIATKIYYWFFIFPNPDEAYYWLWGQHPDLSYHDHPALQALIQNMFTSFFGTSLFILRLPVFLSSICISYILILIIKKLNYNTPYLYLILFFSSPLFYLFTSFAWNDYILINNCFISGYFYINFIHEIWVNEKGTTKNIFLGSLFLGLAIISKYNAIFLGLGIISLLIFTKKLHCIFKDYRLYLSLLIILMVSSPILIWNAKNKFGSFEFNIQQRTIDPFINYEFFKGNYIGFILGSLVMLSPFICWGIIELFKKKNNNEINSYTIVYTKFSKHIFLVSTITFLFLSIFSNVLYYWNIVGLLFITPLAINFLIKKKKEISSLIFSSILIIAITIHFGGVPLTLIFGGKDEDSTYHYGWHKIKSKVLKHQENNKMPILTSSYRNASLLAFSMNNPKIYSYSSRFDQFNYWTKNISYKTNSKGLILTDDRSLLNNELISLFSEINSIDTITITKYNYNIKCYYLYKGIFK; encoded by the coding sequence TTGAATACTTTTACAAAAAGAACATTTATATTCTTTTTAGCATTTATTACAATTGCTACTAAAATTTACTACTGGTTTTTTATTTTTCCTAATCCAGATGAAGCATATTACTGGCTTTGGGGCCAACATCCTGATTTATCTTACCATGATCATCCAGCATTACAAGCTTTAATTCAAAATATGTTCACTTCATTCTTTGGAACATCTTTATTTATTTTAAGACTTCCAGTTTTTTTATCTTCTATTTGTATTTCATATATATTAATTCTTATAATAAAAAAATTAAATTATAACACTCCCTATTTGTATCTCATTCTATTCTTTTCAAGTCCTTTATTTTATTTATTTACTTCTTTTGCTTGGAACGATTACATACTAATAAACAATTGCTTTATATCTGGTTATTTTTACATAAATTTTATACATGAAATATGGGTAAATGAAAAAGGCACTACTAAAAATATTTTTTTAGGAAGTTTATTTTTAGGGTTAGCAATTATATCAAAATACAATGCCATATTTTTAGGATTAGGGATTATTTCTTTATTAATTTTTACTAAAAAACTCCATTGTATTTTTAAAGATTATAGACTTTATTTAAGTTTATTAATTATACTAATGGTTAGTTCTCCAATTCTTATTTGGAATGCTAAAAATAAGTTTGGTTCTTTTGAATTTAATATTCAACAAAGAACCATAGATCCTTTTATAAATTATGAATTCTTTAAAGGTAACTATATTGGTTTCATTTTAGGTAGTTTAGTAATGCTTTCTCCTTTTATATGCTGGGGAATTATTGAACTTTTTAAAAAGAAAAATAATAATGAAATTAATTCTTATACAATTGTTTATACAAAATTTTCTAAGCATATTTTTTTAGTATCTACCATAACTTTTTTATTCTTATCTATTTTTTCAAATGTTTTATATTATTGGAATATTGTAGGTTTACTTTTCATAACACCTTTGGCTATTAACTTTCTTATAAAGAAGAAAAAAGAAATATCTTCTTTAATATTTTCTTCTATTCTAATTATTGCTATAACTATTCATTTCGGCGGTGTTCCATTAACTTTAATTTTTGGTGGTAAAGATGAAGATAGTACCTATCATTATGGTTGGCATAAAATAAAAAGTAAAGTATTAAAACATCAAGAAAATAATAAAATGCCTATACTAACTTCTTCTTATAGAAATGCTTCTTTATTAGCTTTTTCTATGAATAATCCTAAAATATATTCTTACTCGTCAAGATTTGATCAATTTAATTATTGGACAAAAAATATTTCTTATAAAACTAATTCAAAAGGCTTGATTTTAACAGATGACAGAAGTTTATTAAATAATGAACTAATTTCTCTTTTTTCTGAAATTAATAGTATTGATACCATTACTATAACTAAATACAATTATAATATTAAATGTTATTACCTATATAAAGGTATTTTTAAATAA
- a CDS encoding pseudouridine synthase, with translation MLKHRHFIIHKPYGFLSQFINNQTKRKKKMLGELYDFPEGTMAIGRLDVPSEGLLLLTTNGKVSEQVRSNKIEKEYYVQVDGIISQDAINKLQKGVEIGFNGKKYITKPGKAFSIVKPNFPDRTQKIRDERHGPTSWIAITITEGKFRQVRKMTAAVGFPTLRLIRVRIGEIFIGNLKPGDVKEVNELI, from the coding sequence ATGTTAAAACACCGTCATTTTATAATTCATAAACCTTATGGTTTTCTTTCTCAATTTATTAATAATCAAACAAAAAGGAAGAAAAAAATGCTAGGAGAGTTATATGATTTTCCAGAAGGAACAATGGCAATTGGCCGTTTAGATGTTCCTTCAGAAGGTTTACTTTTATTAACAACTAATGGTAAGGTAAGTGAACAAGTAAGAAGTAATAAAATAGAAAAAGAATATTATGTTCAAGTAGATGGAATTATTTCTCAAGATGCAATTAATAAGCTTCAAAAAGGAGTAGAAATTGGTTTTAATGGTAAAAAATATATAACAAAACCTGGTAAAGCTTTTTCAATAGTTAAGCCTAACTTCCCTGATAGAACTCAAAAAATTAGAGATGAAAGACATGGCCCAACAAGTTGGATAGCTATAACTATTACAGAAGGAAAATTTAGACAAGTCAGAAAAATGACTGCTGCTGTTGGTTTTCCTACACTTCGTTTAATACGAGTTAGAATTGGAGAAATTTTTATAGGAAACTTAAAACCAGGTGACGTAAAAGAAGTAAATGAATTAATATAA
- a CDS encoding GNAT family N-acetyltransferase translates to MLVKFVVKNFKELTASELYDILQLRSEVFVVEQDCVYQDIDGKDDIALHVLGIKNNKIIAYTRLFDGNQYFDTPSFGRVIVAKSERKFGYGHDLIKSSIEAIYSNFNTKKITISAQTYLQKFYKSHGFEPIGEEYLEDGIPHIKMIMN, encoded by the coding sequence ATGTTAGTGAAATTTGTAGTAAAAAACTTTAAAGAATTAACAGCTTCAGAACTATATGATATACTTCAATTACGTTCTGAAGTTTTTGTCGTTGAGCAAGATTGCGTATACCAAGATATTGATGGAAAAGATGATATAGCATTACATGTTTTAGGTATAAAAAATAATAAGATTATTGCTTATACTCGTTTGTTTGATGGAAATCAATATTTTGATACACCTAGCTTTGGAAGAGTTATAGTAGCAAAATCTGAACGTAAATTTGGATATGGTCATGATTTAATAAAATCGTCAATTGAAGCAATTTATAGTAATTTTAATACTAAAAAAATTACGATTTCTGCACAAACTTATCTACAAAAATTTTATAAATCACATGGGTTTGAACCTATTGGAGAAGAGTATTTAGAAGATGGAATACCACATATAAAAATGATAATGAATTAA
- the rpiB gene encoding ribose 5-phosphate isomerase B — protein sequence MIIAVGNDHAGTEYKFEIVKLLEELGHKVINFGTNTNDSMDYPDTIHPTAEAVETGQAEIGIILCGSGNGAQMTANKHQGVRAALCWNNELVELTRQHNNANVLTIPARFVSLQQALGFVKIFLSTEFEGGRHANRVNKIACEC from the coding sequence ATGATTATTGCTGTAGGAAACGACCATGCTGGTACTGAATACAAGTTTGAAATAGTAAAACTTTTAGAAGAATTAGGACACAAAGTGATTAATTTTGGTACTAATACAAATGATAGTATGGACTATCCTGATACAATTCATCCAACAGCGGAAGCTGTAGAAACAGGACAAGCTGAAATAGGTATAATTTTATGTGGTAGTGGTAATGGAGCTCAAATGACAGCTAATAAACATCAAGGTGTTAGAGCAGCATTGTGTTGGAATAATGAATTAGTAGAATTAACTCGCCAGCATAATAATGCTAATGTGTTAACAATTCCTGCTCGTTTTGTTTCATTACAACAAGCTTTAGGTTTTGTAAAAATATTTTTATCTACTGAATTTGAAGGAGGGCGTCATGCTAATAGAGTTAATAAAATAGCATGTGAATGTTAG
- a CDS encoding diacylglycerol kinase family protein: MTKSWFLIVNPTAGNGNFNKLWLEIKHELKIQQIEYSFVLTNYHKHEIDLVHEAINKGYKHIISVGGDGTLHHIINGIMTQNEVESNQITVGIIPLGTGNDWIKTYNISKNIKEAILLIKKENTVYQDIGFLQLKNTSAYFNNVAGIGYDGYVVNKLNKLKRFGPVAYLLSGIAGLIFYKKTTFTIAINNQIVSTKCLMTLFGICKYSGGGMQLTDYKSPNDGLLDVSIVKNLTFLNLLFNLPKLYNGLITKHKKVNTYLSNELLITPQNIEQSIYIQADGELIGTGKVKVTLCKEAIRFVINS, translated from the coding sequence ATGACAAAATCTTGGTTTCTAATTGTAAATCCAACAGCTGGTAATGGTAATTTTAATAAGCTATGGTTAGAAATAAAACATGAATTAAAAATACAACAAATAGAATATTCATTTGTGTTAACAAACTATCATAAACATGAAATTGATTTAGTTCATGAAGCAATAAATAAAGGTTATAAACATATAATATCTGTTGGTGGTGATGGTACTTTGCACCATATAATTAATGGAATTATGACACAAAATGAAGTAGAAAGTAATCAAATTACTGTTGGTATAATACCTTTAGGTACTGGTAATGATTGGATTAAAACATATAATATTTCTAAAAATATTAAAGAAGCTATTTTATTAATAAAAAAAGAAAATACTGTTTACCAAGATATTGGTTTTCTACAATTAAAAAATACGTCAGCATATTTTAATAATGTTGCCGGTATTGGCTATGATGGTTATGTTGTTAATAAACTTAATAAATTAAAACGTTTTGGACCTGTTGCTTACTTATTAAGTGGAATTGCTGGTTTAATTTTTTATAAAAAAACAACTTTTACTATAGCTATTAACAATCAAATTGTTAGTACTAAGTGTTTAATGACATTATTTGGAATTTGTAAATATTCAGGAGGTGGTATGCAATTAACTGATTATAAATCTCCTAATGATGGTTTATTAGATGTAAGTATTGTAAAGAATTTAACTTTTTTAAATTTATTATTTAATTTGCCTAAACTGTACAACGGCTTAATTACTAAACATAAAAAGGTTAATACTTACTTATCAAACGAATTGTTAATAACCCCTCAAAATATAGAACAATCTATATATATTCAAGCTGATGGAGAATTAATAGGAACTGGTAAAGTTAAAGTAACTCTTTGTAAGGAAGCTATACGATTTGTTATCAATAGTTAA